The following nucleotide sequence is from Halomonas chromatireducens.
TGAAGACGGTGGAGCGCATCATCGGCTACAAGCCTGGCACCGGCGGCACGGGCGGTGTCTCTTTCCTGGTCAAGGCCCTGGACCTGCAGTTCTTCCCCGAACTGTGGTCGGTGAGGACCAGCATGTGAGGAGCCTCGAGCCCATGGAACCGGCAACACCAACAAGTCGAGCTGACATGATACAGCTCGATCGCGACGACCCCCTGGCCGACTATCGTGACCGCTTCGTACTGGAAGAGGGTCTGATCTATCTCAACGGCAACTCCCTTGGTGCCCTGCCCCGGGAGGCCCGGAACAGGGCGGCCGAGGTGGTGGAGCAGGAGTGGGGCCAGGGCTTGATTCGCAGCTGGAATCGCCACGACTGGGTGTCGTTGCCCACGCGAGTTGGCGACAAGGTGGCTGGGCTGATCGGTGCCGCGCCCGGTGAGGTCGTGGTGGCCGACTCCACCTCGGTCAATCTCTTCAAGTTGGCGGCGGCGGCGATCCGCATGCGCCCGGGACGATGCAAGATTGTATCCGAGCCGGGGAATTTTCCAACGGACCTGTACATGCTTCAGGGACTTGAAGGGTTCCTGCAGGGCGAGGTGCGGCTGGAAACGGCGCCCAGGGAGGTGCTGTCATCCCACATCGACGAGGACACCGCCCTGGTGGTGCTCACCCATGTGCACTACAAGTCCGGCGAGCTGTTCGACATGGCCGCCATCACCGCCCGGGCCCATGAGGTCGGCGCCCTGATGCTATGGGATCTCAGCCACAGCGCCGGGGCGGTGCCTGTGGATCTGAATGGCGTGGGAGCGGATTTTGCCGTGGGCTGTGGCTACAAGTACCTCAACGGTGGCCCGGGAGCGCCCGGCTACCTGTTCGTGGCGCGTCGTCACCTGAATGATATCCACCAGCCGCTCAGCGGATGGTTTGGACATGCAGAGCCCTTCGCCATGCGTGACGACTACCAGCCAGCCGATTCGATCAAGCGGGGCCTGTGCGGCACGCCTGGCGTTCTCGGCACGGCGGTGATGGAGGTGGGTGTCGAACTGCAGGCATCTGCCGACATGTCGAAGGTACGGGCCAAGTCCCGGCGCCTCGGTGAGCTGTTCATCCAGCTGGTCGAGGCCCACTGCGAGGGCATGGGCTTTGCACTGGCCTCTCCTCGCGACGCCGAGCGACGGGGCAGCCAGGTATCGTTCACCCATCAGCACGCCTACCCGATCATGCAGGCGTTGATCGCCCGCAATATCATCGGCGACTTCCGGGCTCCGGATATCCTGCGCTTCGGCTTCGCGCCGCTCTATGTCCGCCATGTGGATATCTGGGACACCGTTCAGGCCTTGGCGGACATCATGGCCACGGGCGAGTGGGATGCGCCACAGTACAAGCAGCGCAGCGCGGTGACCTGAGCCTTATTGGCCGCTGTGGGCCGCCGTGCGGTGCTCATGACGTTTCGGCTAGCAGCGCCTTGAAACGGCAGGGCCGATGCACGCCATAGCCCTGTGCATAATGCACTCCCATCTCGCGCAATAGCTCCAGGGCCTCGTCGGTCTCGACGAATTCAGCGACGATGATCTTGTTCAGGGTCTGGCCGATTTGATTGATGGCCCGCACCATGGCCAGGTCGGTTTCGTCGTTGGCGATGTCGCGCACGAAGAGCCCATCGATCTTGAGACAGTCCACCGGCAGGCATCTCAGGTAGCCGAAGGAAGAGAGGCCGGCTCCGAAATCATCCAGTGCAAAGGTGCATCCGCGCTTGCTCAGCTTTTCCATGAAAGTCGTGACATCGTGCAGATTCCTCACCGCGGCTGTCTCGGTGATCTCGAAGCAGAGCTTGCTTGGCGGCAGTGCATAGTGATCCAGGGTCTCCACCACGAAGTCGTGGAAATCGGCGTGATCGAAAGAGCGCCCGGAAAGGTTGATATGGCAGACCTCGAGGCGGGCCAGGTGTTGTGGGTGGGCCGCCAGCTGTTGGCAGACATGCTCGATGACCCAGCGGTCGATCTGGTGCGCCGCTCCGAAGCGTTCTGCTGCCGGCAGGAAATCCCCGGGCGGTATGACCGCGCCGTTTTCGTCGATCAGCCTGACCAGGACTTCATAGCGCAGGCTGTCGGGGCGAGCCAGACACACCAGGCGCTGTGCGTCGAGGAAGATGCGCTGCTCGGCCAGGGCGCTGCGGATACGACCAAGCCACTCCATCTCTCCACGCTGCTCTGCCAGTTGACGATCGTTCTCCTGCAGCAAATGCACGCGGTTGCGTCCCTGCTCCTTGGCCAGATAGCAGGCGATGTCAGCCGTACGTAGCAGGCTGCCGGTATCGCTGCTGGAGGCGGTGATCGGGACCACACCGATACTACAGCCGGGCGTGTAGAGAGTCCCTTCCCAGGAGAAGGGGGTATCGCTCACGATGGCGCGAAGTTTCTCGGTGACCTGACAGGCTTTCTCGACATCGCAGTTCTCGAGAATGACGGCAAATTCATCCCCACCGAGCCGGGCGAGCAGGTCTCCTTCTCGCAGGTGGCTATGGAGCAGGTCGGCGGTCTGGCGCAGCAGCTGGTCTCCGGCCACGTGCCCCGAAGTGTCGTTGACGATCTTGAATTGATCGAGGTCGACTAAACAAAGCGCGTGAGTCGAGTCCTCGGTGCGTGCTTGCCTCAGCGCTTCGGCAAGGCTGCGTTCGAAACTGCGCCGGTTTGGCAGGCCGGTGAGAACGTCGTGGGTCGCTTGATAGTCGAGCTCGACAGAGAGGCGACGGGACTCTGAGACGTCCTCGATGATCACCACGTAAAGAGGAGCGCGGCGAGTATCGTCGAGCATTCGGGAGGCGGTCAGCTTGACCCACACTGTGTCTCCCGCGCGACAGAGGAAACGCTGCTCGAGGGTGTAGCTGTTGATGGTTCCTGCGAGCATATCGGCTCTTTGCTGACGACCGATATCCCAATCCTCGGGATAGACGAGATCCCGGTAGCGCATGCCCAGGAGTGCCTCTTTGGGATAGTGCAGAATTCCGCACAGGGCCTGGTTGACATCGATCAGGTAGCCTTTGTCATCTACCTGGGCCATGCCCACCGCAGCCTGCTCGAAGGTGACCCGGAACTTGTGTTCAGCGGCCGTGATGACACGGCTCAGGTGCCATCCCAACAGGCCGGCGATCAAGCACATCACCAGCAGAAATGCGACGCTCAAGAGGGATAGTATCCGCCTCATTTCGCGGGACGCATCGGTCATTGCGCGGCGGAAGTCCTCAGTGAGGGGAGTCAGGCCGCGATTGACTTCCTGCAGGCGTGTCCGCAGTCGCGAAATTTCCGCCATCGAGGGGGCGCCAGACTGCCATTCATCCGCCAGTTGGTCTGTGAGGGAGACAAGCTCGAGAAGGTACGTGTCGCTTTCCCGCCAGATATGCACCGCCTCATGGAAAAGGGGGTACTCGGCGAAGAGTCGGTACAGCGAGATCATGCGGCCGATATCATCGGGGTGATTCAGCCCCCGCAGCATACCATCCCTTGCGGCAGGGAGATCCACCGGCGTGGCATCCAGGGCGCGACGTGCGTCGAGCCCCCCCAGAGGAACGGCAAGCCAGTCCCGGGAGCGCTGCAGCGCATCGGGATGCCCAGTTTCCGCGTAGGTGTCGAGGTTATAGACGGCAGCCAGTTGCGCTCTGGACCAGGCGCTTTGACCACCAATGTATGCGGCTATGGCCGACTGGATTTGGACCACGGCGACACTGAAGCCGGCAGCCAGCGCTGCCACAAGCAACAGTGCGAGGGTCAAGCCAACCGCTTTTCCTCGGTATGTCTTGCTACGGGGGGCTTTCGTCCATGCTTGCATTGCCGGCTCTCTGTTCAGATGTCTCTTACAGTAGCAATCTTGTTCTTGAGCGGGATGCCGCCTCTCAACGGTTTCGTCTCCATGCCGAGTGAAGTGAGCCTCAGATGGGGTCTTCTCGCACAATCGGCTCTTGGGTGCTTTGATGCTTTACATACGAACCTTCAGCAGGGCTGCCTCGCGAAAGGCCTGCTTAACCACCAGCCGCAGCTCCTCGTCGTCCCATGGCTTGGTGAGAAACTTGTAGATGGCACCTTCATTGATGGCAGCGGTCACGGTCTTGAGGTCGGTGTAGCCCGACAGCACGATCTGGATGGCCTGGGGATGGAGCTGCTTGACGCGTTTGAGGAATTCCGTGCCGCTCATCTCTGGCATGCGCTGATCGCTGATGATGACATGCACCTCCTGGGTGGCCAGCAGTTGGAAGGCCTCGTGCGGACTCGTGGTGGCGAGGATGCGGTAGCCCTCACGCCGAAGCGTGCGGTTCAGCGAGCGCAGGATATTGGGCTCATCGTCGAGCAGCAGCAGGGTCTGGCTACTGGCACTGTCATTCTGGTCTTGCTGCTGCAGCTGGTTTGCGGCCTCGTTTTCGTGCAGAAAGGTGATCAGTTCATCGATGGGCATGGGGCGGGCAAAGTAGTAGCCCTGATAGATATCGCACATTTTCTTGCTGAGGTAGGCATAGTGGGCCTGGGTTTCCACCCCTTCGGCAAGAACCTTCAACTGCAGCTGGTTGGCCATGGAAATAATGCCCTGGACAATGGCGGCGTCGCGGTGATCGCTTATGACTTCCCGTATGAAAGAGCGATCGATTTTGATCTTGTCGATGGGCAGGTATTTCAGATAGCTGAGACTGGAGAAACCGGTGCCAAAGTCGTCGAGGGCGATACTGATGCCCAGGCGGCGCAGCATCTGTAGAATCTCGATGGCTTTCGTGGTGCTTTCCATCAGAATGTTTTCGGTGAGTTCGAGCTCGAGCAGAGGGGCCGCGAGTCCTGTTTGTTTCAGCGTATCCACTATGCCCGTTACGAAATTGGCCCTTTGGAACTGCATGGGCGACACATTGACCGCCATGACGTACTCTTCGAACCCCAAGGCATTGAGCCGAACGTTGTCCCGGCAGGCGGTACGTAACACCCACTCACTCATGGGAATGATCTGCCCGGTATCTTCTGCCAGTCCAATGAACTCAGCCGGCAGGATGTAGCCGCGCTCGGGATGATGCCATCGGATTAGTGCCTCGAAGCCGAGGATTCTGCCGCTGGTATCCTGGATTTGCGGCTGGTAGTGCAACTCGAACTGCTGCTGGTCGATGGCATGCTGCAGGGCGTTGCGCAGCCTGACTCGCCCGCTCACCCTCTTGTTAAGTCCCTCGGTGTACCACTGAAACGTATTGCGACCCTGACGCTTGGCCTGTGACTTGGCCTGATCCGCCTGTTGAATCAGGTGCGAGGGTTTCGTTACGCCATTCGAATCCAGGGCGATGCCGATGCTGGCGGTCAGGTGCATCTCACTCTGTTCGACCCAGTAGGGCCTAGCGACATTGGCCAGCAACCGCTCGACGATGAGGGGGACATCACCCGGGTCGACCAGCAGGATGGCGAACTCATCGCCGCCGCAGCGGGCTACGGTATCGTTGCTGCGTACCTGCTTGACCAGGCGAGAGGCCACTTCGACCAGTATCTGATCGCCCAGCTCGTGGCCGAGGCTGTCGTTGATCGACTTGAAGTCGTCCAGGTCGATATAGAGGAGGGCGACACTTCCCACATGGTGTCGCGCATGGTGATAGCACTGCTGCAGTCGCTCCTCCAGTAGCGCACGGTTGGGAAGCCCAGTGAGGGAATCGTGGGTGGCATTGTGTTCCAGGCGCGATTCGTAGGCACGCTGGGTAGAGATATCGTTCTGTACACCGATGAAGTGACTGACCTCGCCGCTCTCGTCGAGCACCGGGGAGATATGAAGATCGTTCCAGAAGAGCGTGCCGTCCTTGCGATAGTTGCAAAGCGCAGTGTGGGTATAGCGCTTTTCGGCAATACCCCGCCTGATGATTGTCCGTGCCACGGCGTCGGTGTCGGGTCCTTGCAGGAAGCGACAGTTTCGGCCCAGCACTTCCTGTCGAGAGTAGCCGGTGATGCTCTCGAAGGCGGAGTTGACATAGATGATAGGCAGGTCAGGATGATCGGCTTCGGAGATGATGACCCCATTGACGCTTGATTCGATGCTGCGCTCCAGAATGTGAAGCCGCTGCATGTCACGCTTGCGCTGCGTGATGTCTCTTGCCACCACATAGATGACCGCTTCCGTTCCCAGGCCGGCGTTGATCTCTACCCAGTGGATGCCTCCCTGGGCATCGCGAGCCCGTGCTTCCAGTGCGTGGATGCGCTGACCGCCCTTGATCTGCTCAATGGCGGCATCTATCAAGGGTTGGTCATCCTCCAATACCAATTTGCTGTAATGGTGACCGACAAGCTGTTTCTCCGAATAGCTGAACAGCTGTTCAAAGGCGGCATTGACCTGCAGTAACCGCCCATCGAGATCGACCCGGCAGAACAGTTCCAGTGAGAGGGTGAAGAACTGGTCGCGCTGCCGCAGGGCTTCGCGCAGCTCCTGCTTGCTGCGATCAGGCATCGTTCCCATCACTCTCACTGGGGTCACTGTCCCCAGGCTTGCAGACCATCAGCGTGTAGCTGCCACCTTCGACTTCTTCGAGCTTGCATAGCTTGTCGATCAGGTGCTGGGTCAACTCCTTACCTTCATTGAGCAGCAGGATGCCGGTTGCCGAGTGGATATCCTGCCCAAGGATCATTCCGGGCTTGAGCTGGCGTGTCTCTAGCGACAGCATGGTCTTTCCAGCCTGGCCCAGATCCGGTGCCTGTTCGACGCATAGTGCGATGAAGGCCTGGCACAGGCTGGGTTCATAGACACGTCCTGACAGCTTGCGCAGCAGGTCGAGGGCCTGCTGTCGTGGCACTTTCCGAGGCAGGATCATTCCCCGCTGAAGCTCGATGAAGTCGACGGCCAGTGCCAGAAGTCGCGCTCCGTAGGGGATCGCCTCGCCTTTCAGACGGTTGGGGTAGCCGTCGCCGTTCCAGTGCTCACGGTGATGCCGGATGAATCGGGCCGTGCCCTGCAAGTGCTCCAACGACATCAGCAGGCTTTCGCCGGTTTCCGGATAGCGACGATAGGCCTTGCGGTCTTCGGCGAAGAGGCGCTCCGAAGGGGTGGTCAGCATGCGATCGTCCCACCCCAACTTGCCAAGGTTGTACAAGGCGGCCGCCATGAGCAGGTCGCGGCGGAGTGAGTCTTCCAGCTCATGGGTATCGGCGAATGCCTGGATCAGATCACCGACCTGGGCGTTGGCATGCAGGTGGCGTGGCATGCGCTGCGTGATAAGCGACGAAAAGACGCGAGTGGCCATGACATAGCTGTGCTTCAGTTCGTCGTAGGCCGCATCGAGCATATCGGTAATCTGCTTGAGCTCCTGGGTGCGTGCCTCGACACGCTGCTCCAGCGTGGCGTTGAGTTCAACGAGTTCCTGGTTCTGTTGCAGGGTCAAGGCTTCAAGGCGTTTCTGTTCGCGCTCGGCCAGTTGATGGGCTACGGCTTGGCGAAGCGTAAGGCGCAGCTTGTGATCGTCCCAGGGTTTGGCGATATAGCTATAGATATGCCCTTCGTTGATGGCTCGGACCGTGGCATTCATATCGCTTTGTCCGGTCAGCAGTATACGGACGCACTCCGGCCTCATTCGCTGTACCTGGCTCAACAGCTCCGCACCATCCATGCCCGGCATCAGGCAATCGGAAATCACCACGTCGACCGCTTCCTGCTCCAGAATCGCCAGTGCCGCCTCGCCATCGTTGGCAGTCAGGACAAGGTAGTTTTCAGAACGCAGCACGCGTTTCAGGGCGGAGAGAACGTTGGGCTCATCGTCCACCAGCAGAAGCGTTGCCACAGGCTGCAGAGGCGGCTCAGGAGTGGGAAGGGGCTGGTCGGCTTCGACAGTCATCGTTGACCCTGCTCCTGTTCAACTCTGCGGGGCTGCTTGATTGGAAGCCATACACGGAACGTGCTCCCCTGGCCGACTTCACTGTCTATCTCTATCTGGCCGCCGTGCTTTTGCACGATGCTGAAGGAGAGGGCCAATCCCAGGCCGGTGCCCTCGCCAATCGGCTTGGTGGTGAAGAAGGGCTCGAAGAGTCTGTCACGATGCTCTGGAGGGATACCGCAACCGGTGTCTGACACCTCGAACCAGATGCGCTCTCCTTCGTGCCCGGTACGCAAGGTGATAACGCCGTGGTTTTTGATGGCCTGTGAGGCATTGGTCAGTAGGTTGAGCGCTACCTGCTTGACCTGGGACGGCAAACATTCGACGTGGGGCAGGGTGGCATACTCCTTGATGACCTCGGCTTTGTATTTGAGCTCGTTGTTCGCCAGGTGCAGTGTGGTGTCGAGGCCGTGATGCAGGTCGACAAAGACGAAATCGTCCTCCTCGATATGAGAGAAGTCCTTCAAGGCGGTAATCAGGGACTTGACGCGCTCGATACCCTCCTCGGATTCGGCGATCAGTGCTTTTGCATCGTCGCGGATATAGTCGTAGTCCAGGCTCTGCTTGAGGGCCTGGAGCTCTTCCAGGGAGCCGACCTGGTCAGTTGCATCGATGATACACAGCAGATCACGCACGTATTCGGCCAGAGTCTTGAGGTTGGAGAACACGTAGCCGACGGGGTTATTGATCTCATGTGCCACTCCTGCAGCCAACTGGCCGATGGCGGCCAGTTTTTCGGACTGCAGCAACTGCGGGTTGGCCTGCTTCAGGTCGCAGAGCAACTGGCTCATGCGGTCTGCATCATTGGACTGCATAGCGACTCCCTGTCGTGGTAGATCAATCCCGAATGGTAATGATCTTCCTTACTATCAATCGGCAGGTGGACGCAGGGCTTGAGGGATATTTCGAGATGGCTTCTCGGCAGGTCCATCGGCGTGTGGCTGTTGCCGCTTGAAAATCGTCTCAGGGCGGGGGGATTGCGTTGCCGTCGCCAGCGCGCACAGGGCAGGCGTCAGCCGTCGCTTCCCGGCTTTTT
It contains:
- the kynU gene encoding kynureninase — encoded protein: MIQLDRDDPLADYRDRFVLEEGLIYLNGNSLGALPREARNRAAEVVEQEWGQGLIRSWNRHDWVSLPTRVGDKVAGLIGAAPGEVVVADSTSVNLFKLAAAAIRMRPGRCKIVSEPGNFPTDLYMLQGLEGFLQGEVRLETAPREVLSSHIDEDTALVVLTHVHYKSGELFDMAAITARAHEVGALMLWDLSHSAGAVPVDLNGVGADFAVGCGYKYLNGGPGAPGYLFVARRHLNDIHQPLSGWFGHAEPFAMRDDYQPADSIKRGLCGTPGVLGTAVMEVGVELQASADMSKVRAKSRRLGELFIQLVEAHCEGMGFALASPRDAERRGSQVSFTHQHAYPIMQALIARNIIGDFRAPDILRFGFAPLYVRHVDIWDTVQALADIMATGEWDAPQYKQRSAVT
- a CDS encoding putative bifunctional diguanylate cyclase/phosphodiesterase; translated protein: MTLALLLVAALAAGFSVAVVQIQSAIAAYIGGQSAWSRAQLAAVYNLDTYAETGHPDALQRSRDWLAVPLGGLDARRALDATPVDLPAARDGMLRGLNHPDDIGRMISLYRLFAEYPLFHEAVHIWRESDTYLLELVSLTDQLADEWQSGAPSMAEISRLRTRLQEVNRGLTPLTEDFRRAMTDASREMRRILSLLSVAFLLVMCLIAGLLGWHLSRVITAAEHKFRVTFEQAAVGMAQVDDKGYLIDVNQALCGILHYPKEALLGMRYRDLVYPEDWDIGRQQRADMLAGTINSYTLEQRFLCRAGDTVWVKLTASRMLDDTRRAPLYVVIIEDVSESRRLSVELDYQATHDVLTGLPNRRSFERSLAEALRQARTEDSTHALCLVDLDQFKIVNDTSGHVAGDQLLRQTADLLHSHLREGDLLARLGGDEFAVILENCDVEKACQVTEKLRAIVSDTPFSWEGTLYTPGCSIGVVPITASSSDTGSLLRTADIACYLAKEQGRNRVHLLQENDRQLAEQRGEMEWLGRIRSALAEQRIFLDAQRLVCLARPDSLRYEVLVRLIDENGAVIPPGDFLPAAERFGAAHQIDRWVIEHVCQQLAAHPQHLARLEVCHINLSGRSFDHADFHDFVVETLDHYALPPSKLCFEITETAAVRNLHDVTTFMEKLSKRGCTFALDDFGAGLSSFGYLRCLPVDCLKIDGLFVRDIANDETDLAMVRAINQIGQTLNKIIVAEFVETDEALELLREMGVHYAQGYGVHRPCRFKALLAETS
- a CDS encoding HD domain-containing phosphohydrolase; protein product: MTVEADQPLPTPEPPLQPVATLLLVDDEPNVLSALKRVLRSENYLVLTANDGEAALAILEQEAVDVVISDCLMPGMDGAELLSQVQRMRPECVRILLTGQSDMNATVRAINEGHIYSYIAKPWDDHKLRLTLRQAVAHQLAEREQKRLEALTLQQNQELVELNATLEQRVEARTQELKQITDMLDAAYDELKHSYVMATRVFSSLITQRMPRHLHANAQVGDLIQAFADTHELEDSLRRDLLMAAALYNLGKLGWDDRMLTTPSERLFAEDRKAYRRYPETGESLLMSLEHLQGTARFIRHHREHWNGDGYPNRLKGEAIPYGARLLALAVDFIELQRGMILPRKVPRQQALDLLRKLSGRVYEPSLCQAFIALCVEQAPDLGQAGKTMLSLETRQLKPGMILGQDIHSATGILLLNEGKELTQHLIDKLCKLEEVEGGSYTLMVCKPGDSDPSESDGNDA
- a CDS encoding ATP-binding protein; the encoded protein is MQSNDADRMSQLLCDLKQANPQLLQSEKLAAIGQLAAGVAHEINNPVGYVFSNLKTLAEYVRDLLCIIDATDQVGSLEELQALKQSLDYDYIRDDAKALIAESEEGIERVKSLITALKDFSHIEEDDFVFVDLHHGLDTTLHLANNELKYKAEVIKEYATLPHVECLPSQVKQVALNLLTNASQAIKNHGVITLRTGHEGERIWFEVSDTGCGIPPEHRDRLFEPFFTTKPIGEGTGLGLALSFSIVQKHGGQIEIDSEVGQGSTFRVWLPIKQPRRVEQEQGQR
- a CDS encoding EAL domain-containing protein, which produces MPDRSKQELREALRQRDQFFTLSLELFCRVDLDGRLLQVNAAFEQLFSYSEKQLVGHHYSKLVLEDDQPLIDAAIEQIKGGQRIHALEARARDAQGGIHWVEINAGLGTEAVIYVVARDITQRKRDMQRLHILERSIESSVNGVIISEADHPDLPIIYVNSAFESITGYSRQEVLGRNCRFLQGPDTDAVARTIIRRGIAEKRYTHTALCNYRKDGTLFWNDLHISPVLDESGEVSHFIGVQNDISTQRAYESRLEHNATHDSLTGLPNRALLEERLQQCYHHARHHVGSVALLYIDLDDFKSINDSLGHELGDQILVEVASRLVKQVRSNDTVARCGGDEFAILLVDPGDVPLIVERLLANVARPYWVEQSEMHLTASIGIALDSNGVTKPSHLIQQADQAKSQAKRQGRNTFQWYTEGLNKRVSGRVRLRNALQHAIDQQQFELHYQPQIQDTSGRILGFEALIRWHHPERGYILPAEFIGLAEDTGQIIPMSEWVLRTACRDNVRLNALGFEEYVMAVNVSPMQFQRANFVTGIVDTLKQTGLAAPLLELELTENILMESTTKAIEILQMLRRLGISIALDDFGTGFSSLSYLKYLPIDKIKIDRSFIREVISDHRDAAIVQGIISMANQLQLKVLAEGVETQAHYAYLSKKMCDIYQGYYFARPMPIDELITFLHENEAANQLQQQDQNDSASSQTLLLLDDEPNILRSLNRTLRREGYRILATTSPHEAFQLLATQEVHVIISDQRMPEMSGTEFLKRVKQLHPQAIQIVLSGYTDLKTVTAAINEGAIYKFLTKPWDDEELRLVVKQAFREAALLKVRM